In a genomic window of Schistocerca gregaria isolate iqSchGreg1 chromosome 5, iqSchGreg1.2, whole genome shotgun sequence:
- the LOC126272613 gene encoding serine/threonine-protein kinase TBK1 — protein sequence MSFLRGSTNYVWCTTNVLGKGATGAVYQGVHKNNGEPVAVKTFNQLSQMRPPDVQVREFEVLKKVKHENIVKLLAIEEDQEGRGKVIVMELCTGGSLFNILDDPENTYGLQEEEFLLVLEHLTAGMKHLRDNNLIHRDLKPGNIMKFITDDGRTVYKLTDFGAARELEEDQQFMSLYGTEEYLHPDMYERAVLRKPVGKTFGATVDLWSIGVTLYHVATGNLPFRPFGGRKNKETMYYITTKKASGVISGCQTSESGPIEWSRELPDSCQLSRGLKKIITPLLAGLLEVDAQRIWSFDRFFSEVTGILSRKLIHLFHVNRTHSVRIYLHPEDTYDQFQSLIMEQTEVSPASQIIIFQEKHLLSYIETSTLGRGYPNTRDDDPIMLFSRENNNVTAYYDVELPKFPTFPNLVSVENDASLAKSACSVGHAYKRRIERLHRSCKLTHMCAEQFSAVVCQSLDNVCSQVERAQEVTRHILNTVSTADRAQHSVKVLLQMMGKSMDDAVTEWQMEASAVTRELQSGLAPAATQLRRRCVADGALRREWTSAAGAPPSPGAPARAATLVSRLRDSWQHLLRDRAARNLTYNEEQFHALERVKVAEAAKRLRYLLEKEVSPVHAHIADCLADWYKMAQTVFLQAEILAKDVACYSSRLDTFATRLHDEDTSFHSRLQEIIEQGKDTPYQMERRHRSSSGRYAVLRSSLKDALAIQDEVAQILTENADLVKQFQQLIVSNGKDGDILLS from the coding sequence ATGTCTTTTCTACGAGGCTCAACGAATTATGTGTGGTGCACAACAAATGTGTTGGGGAAAGGCGCAACTGGAGCTGTGTATCAAGGCGTACATAAAAATAATGGGGAGCCTGTTGCAGTGAAGACATTCAATCAGCTGAGTCAGATGAGACCACCTGATGTGCAGGTTAGGGAATTCGAAGTGCTAAAGAAAGTAAAACATGAAAACATCGTTAAACTCCTGGCAATAGAAGAAGATCAGGAGGGGAGGGGAAAAGTGATTGTTATGGAATTGTGTACAGGTGGCAGTCTCTTTAACATACTTGATGATCCGGAAAATACGTACGGTTTACAAGAAGAAGAGTTTTTACTTGTACTGGAACATCTTACAGCTGGAATGAAACATCTTCGTGACAATAATCTCATTCATAGGGACCTGAAGCCAGGAAACATAATGAAGTTCATCACAGATGATGGGAGGACTGTATATAAACTGACCGACTTTGGTGCTGCACGAGAACTGGAGGAAGACCAACAGTTCATGTCCTTGTATGGAACAGAAGAGTATTTGCATCCTGATATGTACGAAAGGGCTGTTTTGCGAAAACCAGTTGGAAAGACTTTTGGTGCAACAGTGGACCTCTGGTCTATAGGTGTCACTTTGTACCACGTCGCTACAGGAAACTTACCGTTCCGTCCGTTTGGTGGCAGGAAAAACAAAGAGACGATGTATTACATAACAACTAAGAAGGCATCTGGAGTTATTTCTGGATGCCAGACATCAGAAAGTGGGCCTATTGAATGGAGCAGAGAACTGCCAGACAGTTGTCAGCTAAGTAGAGGTTTGAAGAAAATTATAACCCCCCTCCTAGCAGGTCTTTTGGAAGTGGATGCACAACGTATATGGAGCTTTGATCGTTTCTTTTCTGAAGTGACAGGTATATTATCAAGGAAGTTAATTCACTTGTTTCATGTGAACCGGACACATTCTGTTAGAATTTATCTCCACCCAGAAGATACATATGACCAATTTCAGAGTTTAATAATGGAGCAGACTGAAGTTTCACCTGCAAGCCAGATTATCATCTTCCAAGAGAAGCATTTACTGTCTTATATTGAAACCTCTACTTTAGGAAGAGGTTATCCAAATACAAGAGATGATGATCCTATAATGCTTTTCAGCAGGGAGAACAACAATGTTACAGCTTATTATGATGTTGAATTACCAAAGTTTCCAACTTTTCCAAATTTAGTGTCTGTAGAAAACGATGCCAGCCTGGCTAAAAGTGCTTGTAGTGTTGGGCATGCATACAAAAGGCGCATAGAAAGGCTTCATCGCTCTTGTAAACTGACTCATATGTGTGCAGAACAGTTCTCGGCTGTGGTTTGCCAATCGCTTGACAATGTTTGTTCACAGGTGGAAAGGGCACAAGAAGTAACTCGACACATTTTAAACACTGTCTCTACAGCAGACCGTGCACAGCATTCTGTGAAGGTACTGCTTCAGATGATGGGGAAGTCAATGGATGATGCTGTGACAGAGTGGCAGATGGAAGCATCAGCAGTGACCCGAGAGCTGCAGTCAGGGCTGGCACCAGCAGCAACACAGCTTCGCCGGCGCTGTGTGGCTGATGGTGCCCTGCGGCGTGAGTGGACCAGTGCAGCTGGTGCCCCACCATCTCCTGGAGCACCAGCTAGGGCAGCAACACTTGTATCCCGTTTACGAGATTCATGGCAGCATCTCCTTCGAGACAGAGCAGCACGCAATCTTACTTATAATGAGGAGCAGTTTCACGCCCTAGAGAGAGTAAAAGTAGCTGAGGCGGCAAAACGTCTGAGGTACCTATTGGAAAAGGAAGTGTCTCCTGTGCATGCTCACATAGCAGATTGTCTTGCTGATTGGTACAAGATGGCACAGACAGTATTTCTGCAAGCAGAAATTCTTGCCAAAGATGTTGCTTGTTATAGCAGCCGCCTGGATACATTTGCTACGCGGCTGCATGATGAGGATACTTCATTCCACTCCCGATTGCAAGAGATTATTGAGCAAGGGAAGGACACACCTTATCAG